One stretch of bacterium DNA includes these proteins:
- a CDS encoding asparagine synthetase B, translating into MDNSQANHLKAYGVAFHCLTRGIKVEWLLNYRGGSFLANVYREILDTCDVRGVTYQLIDAGQEADIRATIEQENMESVILEKAPRIAIYVPPTNDPWDDAVTLVLNYAQIDYDKLWDEEVLRGDLDHYDWLHLHHEDFTGQYGKFFGSYRNELWYRQDVQLCEETAQRLGFRRVSDCKKAVALAIKDYVSRGGFLFAMCSAPETLDIALAAAETDIVPEQFDGDPPDPDCQQRLDYSRCMAFTDFTVSLDAFEYSHSDIDTSPDRIASRLGPEGDIFTLFEFSAKLDPVPTMLVQCHQDAVSGFMGQTTAFRKSLVKKYVTLLGEAEGQNEIRYLHGNLDKGTFTFLGGHDPEDYQHLIYDPPTELALHKNSGGYRLILNNVLFPAARKKERKT; encoded by the coding sequence ATGGACAACAGCCAGGCCAACCACCTCAAGGCCTACGGTGTGGCCTTCCATTGCCTGACCCGCGGGATCAAGGTCGAGTGGCTGCTCAACTACCGCGGCGGCTCGTTTCTGGCCAATGTCTACCGTGAAATCCTCGACACCTGCGACGTGCGCGGCGTGACCTACCAACTGATCGATGCCGGCCAGGAAGCCGACATCCGCGCCACCATCGAGCAGGAGAACATGGAATCGGTCATCCTCGAGAAGGCGCCGCGGATCGCCATCTATGTCCCGCCTACCAACGATCCCTGGGATGATGCGGTGACGCTCGTGCTCAACTACGCCCAGATCGACTACGACAAGCTCTGGGATGAAGAGGTCTTGCGCGGCGATCTGGACCACTACGACTGGCTGCATCTGCACCACGAGGACTTCACGGGCCAGTATGGCAAGTTCTTTGGCTCCTATCGCAACGAACTGTGGTACCGTCAGGACGTCCAGCTATGCGAAGAGACCGCCCAGCGGCTGGGGTTCCGCCGGGTCTCCGACTGCAAGAAGGCGGTGGCGCTGGCCATCAAGGACTATGTCTCCCGCGGCGGATTTCTCTTTGCCATGTGCTCGGCGCCGGAGACCCTCGACATCGCCCTGGCGGCCGCCGAAACCGACATCGTGCCGGAGCAATTCGACGGCGACCCGCCGGATCCCGACTGTCAGCAGCGGCTGGACTATTCACGCTGCATGGCGTTCACCGACTTCACCGTGTCGCTTGATGCCTTCGAGTACTCGCACTCCGACATCGACACCTCCCCCGACCGGATCGCCTCGCGTCTGGGCCCGGAGGGGGACATCTTCACCCTGTTTGAGTTCTCCGCCAAGCTCGACCCCGTGCCGACGATGCTGGTGCAATGCCACCAGGATGCCGTCAGTGGATTCATGGGACAAACGACCGCCTTCCGAAAGAGTCTGGTGAAAAAGTATGTCACTCTGTTGGGCGAAGCGGAAGGACAAAACGAGATCCGCTACCTGCACGGCAACCTCGACAAGGGAACCTTTACCTTTCTGGGTGGACATGATCCGGAAGACTATCAACACCTGATTTATGACCCGCCGACCGAGCTGGCGCTGCACAAGAACTCGGGCGGCTACCGGCTGATTCTCAACAATGTGCTCTTCCCGGCCGCCCGGAAAAAGGAACGCAAGACGTGA
- a CDS encoding NAD-dependent deacylase, whose translation MSGITPSPELVDRLRRARLVTVVTGAGASAESGIPTFRGPGGLWREFRAEDLATAEAFERNPKLVWEWYMWRREIVDRASPNPGHYALAALEAASDDFTVVTQNVDGLHARAGTQNLIEIHGNIMRSRCHACGAPAGNAGLDADGQLPMCGCGGLVRPAVVWFGELLPPGALQRAGQTARRAEIFLSVGTSSAVFPAAGLADIAQQAGAYLVEINPEATERSDGFDEVLRGPSGVILPLICRALGLNIAPPCPVTH comes from the coding sequence ATGTCAGGAATTACTCCCAGTCCGGAATTGGTGGACCGCTTGCGCCGGGCGCGATTGGTCACGGTCGTGACCGGCGCCGGAGCATCGGCCGAAAGCGGCATCCCGACGTTTCGCGGTCCCGGAGGCCTGTGGCGGGAGTTTCGAGCCGAGGATCTGGCCACCGCCGAAGCATTCGAGCGCAACCCCAAGCTGGTGTGGGAGTGGTATATGTGGCGGCGCGAGATTGTCGATCGGGCCTCTCCCAATCCTGGCCATTACGCGTTGGCGGCACTGGAGGCGGCCAGCGACGATTTCACCGTGGTGACCCAGAATGTCGATGGTCTGCACGCCCGGGCCGGAACCCAGAACTTAATCGAGATACACGGCAACATCATGCGCAGCCGCTGTCATGCCTGTGGCGCGCCGGCCGGGAACGCCGGCCTCGACGCCGACGGACAATTGCCGATGTGCGGCTGCGGCGGATTGGTGCGTCCGGCGGTGGTCTGGTTTGGGGAACTTCTTCCACCAGGGGCACTACAACGGGCAGGGCAGACGGCGAGACGCGCGGAAATCTTTTTGTCCGTGGGCACCTCATCCGCCGTCTTCCCGGCTGCCGGACTGGCCGATATCGCACAACAGGCAGGAGCGTATCTGGTGGAGATCAATCCGGAAGCCACGGAGCGGTCCGACGGATTCGACGAAGTCCTCCGCGGCCCTTCGGGAGTAATCCTGCCCTTGATCTGCCGGGCGTTGGGCCTGAACATTGCACCCCCGTGCCCGGTTACGCATTGA